DNA from Sulfitobacter albidus:
ACCGTTTCCAAGGCTGGGGCATGGACGCGGTCCGCCTCAACTACGTGCACGGCGGCGTGCTGACGTGGGAGGGCGCGCAGGCCATGGCGCCTCTGCTCGCGGATCGGGGGATGCACATCCAGATGCTGTGTCACGCGGATCAGCATATGGACGGTATCGCGGACGAAGTACGCGCGCTGCCCTGCCCGATTGTATTCGACCACCTCGCCTGGCCGTCGGCGGGGCTGAACCCGGCAGGCCACGGGATCGACACGCTGTGTGAGCTGATGGCGGAGGGTCATGCGTGGGTCAAACTCTCCGGCCTCTACCGGCTCACAAACGCGCCCTACACCGATACCGACGCGCTGGTGGCCAAGCTGATCGCGGCCAATCCCGCGCGCTGCCTTTGGGGCAGCGACTGGCCGCACATCATGCTGAACGGTGCGCAGATGCCGCGCGGCGCGGATCTCCTGGATGCGTTTGACCGTGTGGTCCCCGACGATGCGACCCGCCGCCAGATCCTGTGCGAAAATCCCGTAAAGATTTACCACTTCGCCTGATCCGCTTGCCCTGCGCGCCTGCCGCGCTTACCTGTGCACTCTGAAAATCAACGACGAGGTGATACGATGTTCCAACTGCCCTTTCCGGTGCGCGATGCAAATGCCAGTGGTGGCGGTGAGTTCGGCGATCTGCCCGAATGGAACCTCGATGATCTATACGCCGGTGAGGATGCGCCGGAGCTGAAGCGTGATCTCGATTGGCTCGAGGAGGCCTG
Protein-coding regions in this window:
- a CDS encoding amidohydrolase family protein, which codes for MLAGRDEFPLWDGRVENPAPGPTLDGWIALLEEQMEALGVSRVVLVHSIFYGTDNAVTKEALARLGTRARGVGLLPTGVDGPVIDRFQGWGMDAVRLNYVHGGVLTWEGAQAMAPLLADRGMHIQMLCHADQHMDGIADEVRALPCPIVFDHLAWPSAGLNPAGHGIDTLCELMAEGHAWVKLSGLYRLTNAPYTDTDALVAKLIAANPARCLWGSDWPHIMLNGAQMPRGADLLDAFDRVVPDDATRRQILCENPVKIYHFA